The following coding sequences are from one Acidobacteriota bacterium window:
- a CDS encoding peptidase M14, which produces MLLHGASAPAAALLALLAAGPGAPAESPAAGLWNAWPAARVYMGDPFALKSAMLRAEIARLVERYPGVVRVAEEGVSSEGRPIPLLLVGDGPTTVLLWSQMHGDEPTATSALLDVLNHIGATRAAPATKALLSRLTLAVIPMLNPDGTERTRRTNAQGIDINRDAGRLQTPEGRFLKSVRDRLNPAVGYNLHNQGPNQLAGSAGAQAAISLLAVPFDEAFTENDGRRTTKRLAVLIRDLLQPWAPGRVSRYDMEYTARAFGDSMTRWGTPTLLIESGGFAAAGPDEAAALVRLNFVALLATLSALADGTVAKVDAAAYDAIPLNVRDRLMDVVVRNALVVGGGGLPPYFADVGWNVPATRPGFTGSAVGRGRGGAVLEVGDLDSYKGKAEIDATNRVLAVAPKGGAEGWAKALEALKAKGLATPDGTLTLTLDALSQEAKAWSEGAATLAPGYGGDFLLIAPSGDGRFRVERRLSVASP; this is translated from the coding sequence ATGTTGTTACACGGTGCGTCCGCGCCCGCCGCCGCCCTCCTCGCCCTCCTCGCCGCCGGGCCGGGTGCCCCCGCCGAATCGCCCGCGGCAGGCCTCTGGAACGCGTGGCCGGCCGCGCGCGTTTACATGGGCGATCCCTTCGCTCTCAAGTCGGCGATGCTGCGCGCGGAGATCGCGCGCCTCGTCGAGCGCTATCCGGGCGTCGTCCGCGTCGCCGAGGAAGGCGTCTCGTCCGAGGGCCGCCCGATTCCTCTCCTCCTCGTCGGCGACGGGCCGACGACGGTCCTTCTCTGGTCGCAGATGCACGGCGACGAGCCGACGGCCACGTCGGCGCTTCTCGACGTCCTGAACCACATCGGCGCCACGCGCGCCGCGCCCGCGACGAAGGCGCTCCTCTCGAGGCTCACGCTGGCCGTGATCCCGATGCTCAACCCCGACGGCACCGAGCGCACGCGCCGGACGAACGCGCAGGGCATCGACATCAACCGCGACGCGGGCCGCCTCCAGACGCCCGAGGGGCGGTTCCTCAAGTCCGTGCGTGACCGGCTGAATCCGGCGGTCGGCTACAACCTTCACAACCAGGGCCCGAACCAGCTCGCCGGCTCGGCCGGCGCCCAGGCCGCGATCTCGCTTCTCGCCGTGCCGTTCGACGAGGCGTTCACGGAGAACGACGGGCGGCGCACGACGAAGCGGCTCGCGGTCCTCATCCGCGACCTGCTGCAGCCGTGGGCGCCGGGCCGCGTCTCCCGTTACGACATGGAGTACACGGCGCGGGCGTTCGGCGACTCGATGACACGCTGGGGGACGCCGACGCTCCTGATCGAATCGGGCGGGTTCGCGGCCGCCGGGCCCGACGAGGCCGCGGCGCTCGTGCGCCTGAACTTCGTCGCGCTCCTCGCGACGCTCTCGGCCCTCGCGGACGGCACCGTCGCGAAGGTGGACGCGGCGGCGTACGACGCGATCCCGCTGAACGTGCGCGACAGGCTCATGGATGTCGTCGTCCGCAACGCCCTCGTGGTCGGCGGCGGCGGCCTGCCGCCTTACTTCGCCGACGTCGGCTGGAACGTCCCCGCCACGCGGCCGGGATTCACCGGCTCCGCCGTGGGGCGCGGGCGGGGCGGCGCGGTTCTCGAGGTGGGCGACCTCGACTCGTACAAGGGCAAGGCCGAGATCGACGCGACGAACCGCGTCCTCGCCGTTGCGCCGAAGGGCGGCGCCGAGGGCTGGGCGAAGGCGCTCGAGGCGCTGAAGGCGAAGGGTCTCGCGACGCCCGACGGGACGCTCACGCTCACGCTCGACGCGCTCTCGCAGGAGGCGAAGGCGTGGAGCGAGGGCGCGGCCACGCTCGCGCCGGGTTACGGCGGCGACTTCCTGCTGATCGCGCCGTCCGGGGACGGCCGGTTCCGCGTGGAGCGGCGGCTCTCGGTCGCGAGTCCCTAG
- a CDS encoding aldo/keto reductase, giving the protein MTIPRLGNDAYAPLGRVHPRVSRAGFGCYRVDDREGVHRRALAGALDAGVTLIDTSTNYADGHSETLVGEVLADAVLRGAVRREDVVVVTKIGYLQGGNLDEARRRVRAGRPWTEVVEYGPDLWHAISPDFLEDQLTASLARLAMPRVDLLLLHNPEYFLTHAVHAGIPREEARAEFYDRTARAFRRLESEIAAGRIGAYGVSSNTLVVARERADAVSLERLLAGAGPGFAAVQLPFNPIETGAREPIHTEDGRSVLDVARASGLGVLVNRPFNAFSGRGLVRFANLPPDALAGLGRDAAWESARVRELQAWVTSAFAGAAPAAGSLAQRTLRALLATPGVDVVLAGMRRPEYVEDVVRAFD; this is encoded by the coding sequence TTGACGATCCCGCGGCTCGGGAACGACGCGTACGCGCCCCTCGGCCGCGTGCATCCACGCGTCTCACGCGCCGGGTTCGGGTGCTACCGCGTGGACGACCGCGAAGGCGTCCATCGGCGCGCGCTGGCCGGCGCGCTCGACGCGGGCGTCACGCTGATCGACACGTCGACGAACTACGCCGACGGCCACAGCGAGACGCTCGTGGGCGAGGTCCTCGCGGACGCCGTTCTCCGCGGCGCCGTCCGGCGCGAGGACGTCGTCGTCGTCACGAAGATCGGATACCTGCAGGGCGGGAACCTCGACGAGGCGCGCCGGCGCGTTCGCGCGGGCCGGCCGTGGACCGAGGTCGTCGAATACGGGCCCGACCTCTGGCACGCGATCTCGCCCGACTTCCTCGAGGACCAGCTCACGGCCTCGCTCGCGCGCCTCGCGATGCCGCGCGTGGACCTCCTGCTCCTCCACAACCCGGAGTACTTCCTGACGCACGCCGTCCACGCGGGCATTCCCCGGGAGGAAGCGCGGGCCGAGTTCTACGACCGGACCGCGCGCGCGTTCCGCCGCCTGGAATCCGAGATCGCCGCCGGGCGCATCGGGGCGTACGGCGTCTCGTCGAACACGCTCGTCGTCGCGCGGGAGCGCGCGGATGCGGTCTCGCTCGAGCGGCTCCTCGCGGGCGCGGGTCCGGGCTTCGCAGCGGTGCAGCTCCCGTTCAACCCGATCGAGACGGGCGCCCGCGAGCCGATCCACACGGAGGACGGCCGGAGCGTCCTCGACGTCGCGCGCGCCTCCGGCCTCGGCGTCCTCGTGAACCGGCCGTTCAACGCGTTCTCCGGCCGCGGGCTCGTCCGCTTCGCGAACCTCCCGCCGGACGCGCTCGCGGGACTCGGGCGCGACGCGGCGTGGGAAAGCGCGCGCGTCCGCGAGCTGCAGGCGTGGGTCACGTCGGCGTTCGCGGGCGCGGCGCCCGCCGCGGGCTCACTCGCCCAGCGCACGCTCCGCGCCCTCCTCGCGACGCCGGGCGTCGACGTCGTCCTCGCCGGCATGCGCCGGCCGGAGTACGTCGAGGACGTCGTCCGCGCGTTCGACTAG
- a CDS encoding FHA domain-containing protein, translating to MPGVLTVREAGNERRIVFEARAVVGRDPDCDVVLQSRSVSRKHAIVERIGDGWVARDLGSANGIFVEGKRVSEAPLSSGASVRFGDVEASFEAGGAHRTTSAERLAQSLSVAPSRKARPVALVVVVTLSIAALVSATIWTRYCDHTPAKAAAPAAAPR from the coding sequence ATGCCGGGCGTCCTGACCGTGCGAGAGGCGGGCAACGAACGGCGAATCGTCTTCGAGGCGCGCGCCGTCGTGGGCCGCGATCCCGACTGCGACGTCGTCCTCCAGAGCCGCTCCGTCTCGCGCAAGCACGCGATCGTGGAGCGAATCGGCGACGGCTGGGTCGCCCGCGACCTCGGCAGCGCCAACGGAATCTTCGTCGAAGGGAAGCGCGTCTCCGAGGCGCCGCTTTCCTCCGGTGCGTCGGTGCGCTTCGGGGACGTCGAAGCGTCCTTCGAGGCCGGCGGAGCGCACCGCACGACGAGCGCCGAGCGCCTCGCGCAGTCCCTCTCGGTGGCGCCGTCCCGCAAGGCGCGGCCCGTCGCCCTCGTCGTCGTCGTGACGCTCTCGATCGCCGCACTCGTCTCAGCCACGATCTGGACGCGTTACTGCGATCACACCCCCGCCAAGGCCGCCGCGCCCGCGGCGGCGCCGCGTTGA
- a CDS encoding DUF4147 domain-containing protein has product MDDREILTRLYRAAVGAVDPAALVSEALGRRGDAVVVRSVSSTARREFVFAPERVTVLAVGKAAVPMTVAAAASLGRRLDEALVVAPAGSATDGLPPGAAVIHARHPHPDENSLAAGEAALALARRQRKGDLLLVLLSGGGSSLLAVPAEGLSLEDKSRTASLLMAAGAPIADLNVVRGALSRVKGGRLAAAAGAADVMTLVLSDLGDDGWHLVASGPTLGVPPRPAEARAILERYRLGPLVPQAVRAHLDLPAAPGGEGVGPRWSVLLADVRTALDGARVEASRLGLETRVVPDLLAGEARAAGRRLALAGATAGNLRRRSVAARRLLTIFGGETTVTVRGAGRGGRNRELALAAAYAIAGISGATILCAGTDGVDYEASAAGAFADGTTLARAEALGLDPGHALHDNDAGPFFEALGDAFCPGPTGTNVGDVAFVLAPQPGTPETQTT; this is encoded by the coding sequence TTGGACGACCGCGAGATCCTGACGCGGCTCTACCGCGCCGCCGTCGGCGCCGTGGACCCGGCCGCGCTCGTCTCCGAGGCCCTCGGGCGGCGGGGCGACGCGGTCGTCGTCCGCTCCGTGTCGTCGACCGCGCGCCGCGAGTTCGTCTTCGCGCCCGAGCGCGTCACGGTCCTCGCCGTCGGCAAGGCCGCCGTGCCCATGACGGTCGCGGCCGCGGCCAGCCTCGGCCGCCGGCTGGACGAGGCGCTCGTGGTCGCGCCCGCCGGTTCGGCGACCGACGGCCTGCCGCCCGGCGCCGCCGTCATCCACGCGCGCCACCCGCACCCGGACGAGAACAGCCTCGCCGCCGGCGAGGCCGCCCTCGCGCTCGCCCGGCGGCAGCGCAAGGGCGATCTCCTCCTCGTCCTCCTCTCCGGAGGCGGCTCCAGCCTGCTCGCGGTGCCGGCCGAGGGTCTCTCTCTCGAGGACAAGTCCCGCACGGCGTCGCTCCTCATGGCCGCGGGAGCGCCGATCGCCGACCTCAACGTCGTGCGCGGTGCGCTCTCGCGCGTCAAGGGCGGCCGTCTCGCGGCCGCCGCCGGCGCTGCCGACGTCATGACGCTCGTCCTCTCCGACCTCGGAGACGACGGCTGGCACCTGGTCGCGTCCGGGCCGACGCTCGGCGTCCCGCCGCGTCCCGCCGAGGCCCGCGCGATCCTCGAGCGGTACCGGCTCGGACCGCTCGTGCCGCAGGCCGTCCGCGCTCACCTCGACCTCCCTGCCGCCCCGGGCGGCGAGGGCGTCGGCCCGCGCTGGAGCGTCCTCCTCGCGGACGTCCGGACCGCTCTCGACGGGGCGCGCGTCGAGGCGAGCCGCCTCGGCCTCGAGACGCGCGTCGTGCCCGACCTCCTCGCGGGCGAGGCGCGCGCGGCCGGCCGGCGCCTCGCGCTCGCCGGCGCGACCGCCGGCAACCTGCGCAGGCGCAGCGTCGCGGCTCGGCGTCTCCTCACGATCTTCGGAGGCGAGACGACCGTCACCGTCCGCGGCGCGGGGCGCGGCGGACGAAACCGCGAGCTCGCCCTCGCCGCGGCGTACGCGATCGCGGGAATTTCCGGCGCGACCATCCTCTGCGCCGGAACGGACGGCGTCGACTACGAGGCCTCCGCGGCGGGCGCGTTCGCGGACGGGACGACGCTCGCGCGCGCGGAGGCGCTCGGCCTCGACCCCGGCCATGCGCTCCACGACAACGACGCCGGACCGTTCTTCGAGGCGCTCGGCGACGCGTTCTGTCCGGGGCCGACGGGGACGAACGTCGGCGACGTGGCCTTCGTCCTCGCGCCGCAGCCTGGAACGCCGGAGACGCAGACGACATAA
- a CDS encoding 4Fe-4S binding protein, translating into MYIIAEPCIGVKDTACVEVCPVDCIHPKKDEAGHAEATQLYIDPNTCIQCGNCEPVCPPKAIFTEETIPEKWKHYQQINADHYA; encoded by the coding sequence ATGTACATCATCGCGGAGCCCTGCATCGGCGTGAAGGACACCGCGTGCGTCGAGGTCTGCCCCGTGGACTGCATCCACCCGAAGAAGGACGAAGCCGGCCACGCCGAGGCCACGCAGCTCTACATCGACCCGAACACGTGCATTCAGTGCGGAAACTGCGAGCCGGTGTGTCCGCCGAAGGCCATCTTCACGGAGGAGACGATCCCCGAGAAGTGGAAGCATTACCAGCAGATCAACGCCGACCACTACGCCTGA
- a CDS encoding MFS transporter, with translation MQLSQRIGVLRTGFTRTFWVANVLELFERFAFYGSKAVLAVYLNRTVGLGTTGNDLVGVYGLLVFGLPIFAGVVVDRFGFKRSLLACFSIFCVGYTLIGLAGMPAGQPFVDALGKKGYVVLALVVTAIGGSLIKPCIVGTVARTTTEETKSLGYSIYYSLVNFGGFFGPILAGEVRTRFGIASVLLMSAAVSAALVLGTLAFYREPEGPREGRTFAKVISDAATVLRNVRFLLFLVIFSGFWIMFWQVFYALPFYVTDILKIERFELLETVDALGIIFLSVPATALMKKVRPIRAMAGGFAVASASWLVITLTQSWQGVVVAMLFFALGESMQAPRFYEYVADLAPEGQTGTYMGFAFLPVAIGAFVAGRLSGYLIEHYLKGPNPGGMWILLSAIGFGSTVAMLLYDRFIAPKKAAA, from the coding sequence GTGCAGCTCTCGCAACGGATCGGCGTCCTGCGCACGGGTTTCACGCGCACGTTCTGGGTCGCGAACGTCCTCGAGCTGTTCGAGCGCTTCGCGTTCTACGGCTCCAAGGCGGTCCTCGCCGTCTACCTGAACCGCACGGTCGGGCTCGGCACGACGGGCAACGACCTCGTCGGGGTTTACGGCCTCCTCGTTTTCGGCCTCCCGATTTTCGCGGGCGTCGTCGTCGACCGCTTCGGCTTCAAGCGGAGCCTCCTCGCGTGCTTCTCGATCTTCTGCGTCGGGTACACGCTCATCGGGCTCGCGGGCATGCCGGCGGGCCAGCCGTTCGTGGATGCGCTCGGGAAGAAGGGCTACGTGGTCCTCGCCCTCGTCGTCACGGCGATCGGGGGCTCGCTCATCAAGCCCTGCATCGTCGGAACCGTCGCGCGGACGACGACCGAGGAGACGAAGTCCCTCGGCTACTCGATCTACTACTCCCTCGTGAACTTCGGCGGGTTCTTCGGGCCGATCCTCGCCGGCGAGGTGCGGACGCGCTTCGGGATCGCGTCGGTCCTCCTCATGTCGGCGGCCGTCTCGGCGGCGCTCGTGCTCGGGACGCTCGCGTTCTACCGGGAGCCCGAGGGGCCGCGCGAGGGACGCACGTTCGCGAAGGTCATCTCGGACGCCGCGACCGTGCTCCGGAACGTGCGCTTCCTTCTCTTCCTCGTGATCTTCTCGGGCTTCTGGATCATGTTCTGGCAGGTCTTCTACGCGCTGCCGTTTTACGTGACGGACATCCTGAAAATCGAGCGTTTCGAGCTTCTCGAGACCGTGGACGCGCTCGGGATCATCTTTCTCTCGGTGCCGGCGACGGCGCTCATGAAGAAGGTGCGGCCGATCCGCGCGATGGCGGGCGGCTTTGCGGTCGCGAGCGCGTCCTGGCTCGTGATCACGCTCACGCAGAGCTGGCAGGGCGTCGTCGTCGCGATGCTCTTCTTTGCGCTCGGCGAGTCCATGCAGGCGCCGCGCTTCTACGAGTACGTCGCGGACCTCGCGCCGGAAGGGCAGACGGGCACTTACATGGGCTTCGCGTTCCTGCCCGTCGCGATCGGCGCGTTCGTCGCGGGGCGCCTCTCGGGCTACCTCATCGAGCACTACCTCAAGGGCCCGAATCCCGGCGGAATGTGGATCCTGCTCTCCGCGATCGGCTTCGGATCGACGGTCGCGATGCTCCTCTACGACCGCTTCATCGCGCCGAAGAAAGCCGCTGCCTGA